Genomic DNA from Setaria italica strain Yugu1 chromosome V, Setaria_italica_v2.0, whole genome shotgun sequence:
GGTGCACAATGGGTCAACAAGTTTGTCCTCTAAAACTGGAGATCGTGGGGTAACTGAACCATCTACTGAAGGCTCTGCCTCACAGCCTGCATCTCTTTCACACAATATATCCTTTGGGCTACCAGCATCCAGAGACCTGCTTGGAGAGAAAGAGAGACCCTCTGCTTTTGACTGGATGCTCCTGTTTGACCCATATTCTTTGTCAGTCCTGCCATGACTGGTGGTAGAAGAAAGTGAATTATCATCAGCAAAATCCATGTTGAACTGCATGCTGCTATGCTCGTTTGCATTGTAGAACACGGAATTGAAATCTTCTTGGCGCTGATGAGTGGAATCTTTCATCATCTGATCATTTGAGCTCTGCTCCATTTCAGGCACATATAAGGATGATGATGGTGTCAAGGGAATTCCTTTTCCTTCATCATGCTTCAAACTGATTATCTGACAACAAGACCCACATTGAAACcgattcttcttcctccctatgCATTTTTCCACAGGCATCTGCAGTAGCTTATAACATGAACTGCACACGGCAAAAGGTGCAGCGCCATCCACTGGACGACAGATATGTTCTGCCTTCTTCCTGAAGAACTCTGCCCTCCTCTTCAATACCGTCCGATGAGAGTAAAGTGATGACGCCACGGACCTCCGATCATAATCAGACGAAACAGATGGTGACCTCTCAAACCGGTATGATTCATGCTGCCCAGCAAAGTATCTCGCCATTGGGATGTTCTCCTCTTGCGGCGCAGCCCTCTGCCCGTGCAGACAGTGCGGACAAGCACACCCATAGTGATGGTAGCTCCCAGGCGCCATCCCACCGTTCTCCCACTGCCTCCCAGGGTACTGGCGGTAATGCCCACTAGACTGCCTCACATACCTCTCCCCATGTTCAGGGCGCTGCGGGGCGTATGGGCTGGGTGGTGGCAAGCCGTGCCCATACCGGCCACCATAGCGGGAGCGGTGGTACCCCGGCTGAGGTGGCGGCTCAAGGTGTTCAGGGAGCATGGAGACCGCGCGGCGGCTGACCCTGCGGTGCTCCCGCGGCTGGCCGACGACGTGGCATGAGCGCGTGATCTGGTCCCTCAGCTCGTCCAGCTTGCGCAGCAGCTCGACGGGGTCCTGCTGCAGCGCGGCCCAGtccgcgccgcccctcgggTCGCTGCATTGCGGGCGCTCCTCCACCCCAATCCTCCGCCTGTACTTCATCTCCTTCAGATCGCTCCCCATGGCGGGCGCCTCCCCGCCAGGCGAGACTCCCCCCACCTTTCCCACCGGATCGGCAAGCGCCGGCGTTGTCCTGCACGAGTCGCGCGAAATTTGTAGAGGGTTAGGGCTGCAGAGGAACAGATCAGAGGTGGCCACCCTCTTCCGAGGGGAGGTGGGGAATGGAGTAAGATCTGTCGGTTTTGTACGGGGACGGGAGAGGCGGGGGATGCAGGACAGCGGTTACCTTCCGACGGAGGTCGCTGCGTCGAGGCTACGGCGCGGGGGCGTGGCTGCGCCGCCGGCTCTCCATTAGGGTTTCTCCCCGCGGCTCGAGGAGTCCgccatgagagagagagagagagagagagagagagagagagagagaggagaggagggaagcAGAGTAGTGtcggggagcggcggcagcgtgcGCGTTTGTAACGGAGACGACGAGGGAGCGAAGTGAAAGAAAGGCTTTATACAGCGGCGGGCTCCCTAGGGACCTTTCCGCGATATCTGGGTTCCCGGAGGGCCCCGTGCGCCGCTGAGTTACGTGGGGATGTGGTCCGCCTTTGGAACGATCTGGCTGCGCCGCTGACGCGGGGGGTCAAATCCGCGGGCCCACCTGGAGGCGTGCGCCCGTGGTGGGCCACGGGCGCACAGCTGGCGGGAGCCTGGCGCGGCGGCTTCGGTTTCCCCATTTCTCTCCCTCTGGCTTAAGCAACgagaaaataataataataataataataaatagtatttttttaatcactTGACCACCGTATGAACATGTTAGTGTGGTATAGTACGGTCCAAGTTCGGTAACGCTTGCAGTTTTCCCCATTATTAACGTGAACGTCGCAACGGAATCGGAATTAAATAGGGGTTTGCTTGGAGGAGGGAATATGGCGTTGCAACTGGTTACCGGTGAAAGGGACTCGGGGCCTTCAGGCTTCAGCATGGCATGTGTTAGTTAGTTGGGCCATGAAGGAGGTATAGTTGGAGTGCCTTTCACAACAGATTGTGTGTAAGCGACTGCACATTAGATTTGTACATACACAGTAGACTGTTAGCTGTACGTACGATGCCGTGTGCCAGAGAAGTGTTGTCGTGTACATTAGGCACCCATGTtcagagaaacaaaagatttgtACTAATAAAGATAGCCGGATCCGAGCTAGTGAGATTCCGGCGCCCTTGTTCACAGTTCAGTGACACTTCCCGTGCCTATAGAAAATTACTGGAAACCGATCTGGGAAAGAATACTGCTTGTCAACGAAAATTATATGTTTCGACGACCTAATAGCGTTGCGATTAAAGCCACTGTAGGCGACATGTTTCGTTGGACCACAGGTCCTGTGTCACGACCCTCACGGGACGGAGGCTCTGGCTGCAGCATGTGCAGGGCCATATGCACGCGGGTGGAGCTCGCATGTGAGCCGTTCGACATGACATGAGTACCCATGGCCTTTGGCAGCTGTACCACAGTTTTTCGTGCAGGGATGATGGAGGACAACGGGAGGATAGTGCGTGAGCAGAGTTCGGGGGGTTTCTTTTTTCAAGTTCCGTACCCTCGTTTTACACCTTACTTCCAGAACCCTGATTTTTGTAGTTGGCAGCATGTCATCAGTTTACTAAAGCATTTATGGGACTGTACCTGCTGCCTGAACAATGTTTCATCATTTCCTTCACTCGAAGTTACTTAAGATTGATAATCCTTTTATGTGAATTTGCCACAGACCGTACCGGAAACCTTTGACAGTACACATGATTAAGATTGATAATCCTTTCTTTCTTAAGAAAGACTGTACACTCTGACTATTGTGTTTATTTTCAGGTATTCTTTTATAAGGAACCCTTGGCTTCTAGAacatcgattttttttttcttttcccggTTGCCATGCATCGATCCtgccatcatcatcagataAGAAAAGCATCTACTATGATCTATGGACGCGAACGTTTCCGTGTTCCCTTCGTCGTGGGACGCGACGGCTGCCGGCTTGCGTTCCCTTCGATCGCTGCCCAACTCCGGCCGCTTGACAAGAATTGACAAGAGAGAATGGAACAAAGAACGCGAGGCACAAGCGATGAATCGAACACAGAGCGGAAAGCTGGTGGTGTAGATGCAGCCTCTGCTTTGTTGAATTTGTTGTTTGTCCGGGCAGCCCAGCTAGCGTGCACCACAGGTTCCCTTGGATTGGCGTTGGCGAAAGGTTGTTGCTTACCCAAGAGATGCCGTGGAAAAGCCTCATTTTCTTCTACGAGTACTCCTAGTTGCATTATCTGCTCTATTCAGGACATATACCACGCGCGAATTGGTGCGGTGTATGTGGTGAACcaaccccttgtttacttcactcccaactcccaactttaacactatgcaaaaagaagattctccatcacatcaaacttgtggtacatgcatggagtactaaatgtagacgaaattaaaaactaattgcacagttttgttgtactttgcgagacgaatcttttgagcctaattagtcaatatttggataataattcacaaatacaaacgaaacgctacagtgtgctacagtgctgtaacagtaatttagtaCCTCCCAAttttgccaactaaacaaggcccaaaatCATGGATTTTTGGCGGTATGTTCCCACTTACGATCATGTCACCAACAAACCCCTCGAGAACTCCCTCCTGGCAGAGGGAAATGAAAGAGGGTGCAGGTCTGCTAGCCTCTTTCATGTTCCCGGGTCTGGAGGACGTGTTCTTGCCGTTATCCCTGTTACGAGTTGTTGAATTTTTGAGCCACGCATTCCTTCCTTCATAACCAAGTAGGAAGATTAGATCATGTACTTGTCCTTGTGCTGCGAGATCTACTTTCTCAGagagtgtttggatactagatgCTAAAAATTAGcattgtcacatcgaatgttcaaATACTAATTAtaaagactaaacatgagctaattataaaactaattgtagaaccctatactaattcgcgagacgaatctattaagcctaattaattcatcattagcaaatggttactgtagcaccacattatcaaatcatggactaattaggtttaatatattcgtctcacgaattagactccatctgtgcaattaattttataattaatttaaatttaatactcctaattaacatcaaacatccgatgtgacatgtgctaaagttttaCCGGATATATCATCCCGCCTTTTTTTTCTGCCCGGCCGAAAGGACAAAGGGAGGCGCCCGCACGGGGACACGCGAACGCGCCGGACCGACAGGTACAAGGACCCGGTGCTTTTGCTCTTGCCGCTGTCCTCTCCGCTCTCGTGCCCGGAGTCAATGCTTGTCCGGGCACCGCACCGGTGGGGGGCGGTGGTTTTCGTCTGGCGCTCTCGGCCGCGTCTTGCTAGTGCTCTCCTCGATCAGCACAGCAGGAGGCTTTGCAGAGGCCGGACGTGTCGGCAGCGGGCACGGCCGAGCCGTGTCATCCGCTGGGTCGCTGGGAAGTCTGCGTTTTGGCTGGCTCCTCACCAAGCAACAAATACAATCAGGTGAGCTCAGCGAGTCCTGCGCCCACCAAACTCTTAAGCGTCCGGACGTGAGCGGCCTAAAATGGTTGGCGCATGGCACTGCAGGGTGCAGGCACGGCACCCCAAGAAGAGGGGAGCAGGGATGCCGTGGCCCATGGCCGTGACCGTCGTGATGCGACATGGGGGTTTGGCGGCTTGGCCCGGGGAAGTATAGACCGTAGAGTCAAAGATTGCAGCGCGGATGCGTATCTGCAGCTGTACTGTATCGACAAGACCGTGTGTAGCGAACATGCCTATTAAATATAGTTTGTATTTTGGTCTAATGGTTTGTTAAGCGTGTGTTTTGTAGGTTTTCTAGTTCTAAAGTAATTTATGGTATTCAAGTattcaagctatggtattcaaataactaagtcatggtatctagaattattctatggtattctaGAGCATCCAAATGATTGTATTTTCTAGTATCTGAGGAGAAGGCTTGGAAGACGAGGAAAACACTATAGcactggatgatccgatggtaggTTAAGGGGAGAGTCGGACGAAGTATATTTACTTTGCGAAGTTACAGAGAGGTTTTGGCTAGAATCTcttcagcatcggatgatccgacgaTACCATGGGATGAAGCGTCAGATGAATGTTGATGTGTCAGTGAGAAACTTGGACGCGAGGAGGCCAACGCTAATTGCATTGGATATTCCGATGCATGCCAAAacagaccatcggaacatccgatggtatactttaactagccgttggcgCAAAAGTTCTTTAAGctcttgggctatttataccccctccacttgcctatttggagttgctggatgaAGTTGAAGTGTGCATGAGTCTATTGAAGAGTAAGacacatcaagaacacatccaagccactAAAAGTGCTTAAATGATCCGTCAAACGTATAGCACAAGTTTAGGAAAGTGATTAGTGCTAAGATAGGTctagagaagagagagtgcaaggtaTGCCTACCTTATGATCAGGTTCTAAACCACCTTCGTACAGGGTGTGCCGGCGCCTTAGAGCTTTAGTGGTTCGCCGGCAAGTCTTCAACCCTCTGGCTTGGTGTAGAGCAGCGTCGACGACCgtgtgcgggggacgtggagacccccttcgTTCGTGAAGAAGCTCCTCAgtggagacggcatcaaggtgaccggggaacttggcgtgagccttagtgaCCAAGcttttgtggcaagtcaaaggTTGTCCaggaagagacttggtgactgggaagtaatactcttgtgtgagtgttttggactagtggtggcttagtgcctaccgataacACAGGATaaatcattgtgtcgagtttgcttcccctcgtTCTCTCCTCTACGTTTCCGCATTACATTCTTGCAACTTGTGCATTCTTAGTGTAGTATTTTGCTAGGATTGACTCtatgttgcaaaacttattttgggatgatGGTTTCATACTAGATCAATCATGATTGTacatcttgatagcatgatctagtttaagttTGATGCAACAATAGTGGAAGTTataggttaaggttttaagTTATCTAATTCACACCCTCCTCCTCTTAGACTATGAACATCGATTCTTTACATCATCCCTGAGTCAGTGGTCAACCGTACATATTGTGTAGGAGCTTAGTTCAAATTCGGGGTTCGAAGGTCGTACCGATCGGGTCAGTCACATGCATGTCGCTCGCCGCGAAATTGTGTTCGTTGGAGTTTTTGAGAAACGGGGGAATTTTATACCAAGAAATAGAGCATTACATTTTCATGAGCATGGTTGAAAATGTAACATCCGTCGTCCTAATGAATCAAATGTGACCTTAGGATTAACTTTGTGTCCTTCTGAGTTTTTAGTAGAGAAAGAAAGAACGCAAAAGAAACTTGATCGTACTGTATTCGTATCTTGCAAATGCTGTCAATTTAAACTAAGTTAACTAACACAACCTCCGAAGCAGAAAACATGCCTGGTGGCTCCGGTGAGTTGGCCAGTGGCCACACACACAGACATGCGCGTCGTGGGCCGGTGGTGGAGTCCGAGAGGGCTGCGTTGCCGACGGGCCAGTGTTCcccgcgcgggcggcgaggagaggagggaggggaggcgggcCCGTGAGCCTGATCGCCGGCCCTGTTCACCGCACTTGACGGCTTTGGAATTTTGGACGGAGCCACGGAGGGAGCTCTGGTCagctggacgacgacgacctttAAAGCCGAGCAGTGCGACTGCGCAACGCGCATGTGCCct
This window encodes:
- the LOC101778546 gene encoding uncharacterized protein LOC101778546; amino-acid sequence: MGSDLKEMKYRRRIGVEERPQCSDPRGGADWAALQQDPVELLRKLDELRDQITRSCHVVGQPREHRRVSRRAVSMLPEHLEPPPQPGYHRSRYGGRYGHGLPPPSPYAPQRPEHGERYVRQSSGHYRQYPGRQWENGGMAPGSYHHYGCACPHCLHGQRAAPQEENIPMARYFAGQHESYRFERSPSVSSDYDRRSVASSLYSHRTVLKRRAEFFRKKAEHICRPVDGAAPFAVCSSCYKLLQMPVEKCIGRKKNRFQCGSCCQIISLKHDEGKGIPLTPSSSLYVPEMEQSSNDQMMKDSTHQRQEDFNSVFYNANEHSSMQFNMDFADDNSLSSTTSHGRTDKEYGSNRSIQSKAEGLSFSPSRSLDAGSPKDILCERDAGCEAEPSVDGSVTPRSPVLEDKLVDPLCTQEKGNNEDAMAYRSDITCKGEYDVNDDYDESVSTRSKQKGNDDDKDATEDESSRSSYEQKDKEDNCCNLEGGNKMHKQNSVKDDSSSLEDGSEKYEYTNIKDDNSSPGGSEDSSKYEPKAKGDEKCVLGSENISNNCDEDNKDNAIEAGSTSERHDELKTEEDYGKLQRPFTEDANSPAESGSSVNGRTNSGFSRGSSEAGLDEDQSSTGKSGDSSFFAGFLKKGFKDLSLLNKSMDSAKVSINGHPISERALKKAEKKAGPVDPGSYWYDYRAGFWGVMGRECIGIIPPFIREFNYPMARNCAGGDTGVFVNGRELHQRDLDLLVGRGLPRISGKSYSIEVSGDITDEATGKKLRSLGKLAPTIEKLKRGFGMHVPEEFR